A window of Cryptomeria japonica chromosome 3, Sugi_1.0, whole genome shotgun sequence contains these coding sequences:
- the LOC131874050 gene encoding uncharacterized protein LOC131874050: MERQGQAEELTEGEGPSQGLMKIVSWNVRGLNAPNKQRLVKRCLSSFSPKLVLLQETKLGDAELASFGNRLGFRKITGTPSIGASRGLAIIWDPHSILLSPLVSNLNWMSGRVTCLKNNLDFVIVNMYGPILNDDKKRVWEEIKNFTSTLSQVCFIGGDFNAILHQHEKQGGSSNNAWASLDFADWIHRSGMLEINMVKDAFTWNNWRLGFSNIAEKMDRFFVLGSLINFPFTLEASILPFSRSDHFPISLDIQREASPKRCPFKFENIWLKDDHILELLKEWWNGAMVLGSENFKVVNKLKIIKKSLIQWNREHFSDIFDKKAQVEVELAKVNKQVMRYGMDETLFLKEKKLMADHESILAKEEFFWKQKSRETWLEVGDKNTKFFHNSVRMRRVRNHISRIKVSNGSEVVNPIIIAKEVVDFFSLILNSDWSPHNLDQDMFIKSIPRLLNKEHFDVLNAKFSLAEVEAALKQMSPDNSLGLDGFPTSFFQLKALLVRFGFEIGTHLAEFVAFRAIFL; encoded by the coding sequence gaaggggaagggccttcccaagGACTCATGAAGAtcgtttcatggaatgttaggggcttaaatgcccctaacaagcaaagGCTAGTCAAACGATGTCTATCCTCTTTTAGCCCTAAATTAGTTTTGCTTCAAGAGACTAAATTAGGAGATGCAGAATTAGCTTCCTTTGGTAATCGTTTAGGCTTTAGGAAGATTACAGGAACCCCAAGTATTGGGGCCTCCAGAGGTCTAGCTATTATCTGGGATCCTCATAGTATCCTTCTTTCTCCCCTAGTATCTAATCTTAATTGGATGAGTGGGAGGGTAACTTGTCTCAAGAACAATCTAGACTTTGTCATTGTAAATATGTATGGGCCAATCCTTAATGATGATAAAAAAAGAGTCTGGGAGGAAATTAAGAATTTCACGAGCACCCTTAGTCAGGTATGTTTTATAggtggggattttaatgcaattctgCATCAACATGAGAAGCAGGGAGGCTCAAGCAATAATGCTTGGGCTTCTCTGGACTTTGCTGATTGGATCCATAGGAGTGGTATGCTAGAGATCAATATGGTCAAGGATGCCTTTACTTGGAATAACTGGAGGTTAGGATTTAGCAACATTGCAGAGAAAATGGATAGGTTCTTTGTTTTGGGAAGCCTTATCAACTTTCCCTTCACCCTGGAAGCCTCAATTTTACCTTTTTCAAGATCAGATCACTTTCCCATTTCACTAGACATTCAGAGGGAAGCTAGCCCAAAGAGATGTCCTTTTAAGTTTGAGAATATTTGGCTTAAGGATGATCACATATTGGAGCTCCTAAAAGAGTGGTGGAATGGGGCCATGGTCTTAGGGTCTGAGAATTTTAAGGTTGTTAACAAACTTAAGATTATCAAGAAGAGTCTCATTCAATGGAATAGGGAGCACTTTAGTGATATCTTCGATAAGAAAGctcaggtggaagttgagttggcaAAAGTTAATAAGCAAGTGATGAGATATGGGATGGATGAGACTTTATTTCTCAAAGAGAAGAAACTTATGGCGGACCATGAATCTATTCTTGCCAAAGAAGAAtttttctggaaacaaaaatctagagagacttGGCTGGAGGTGGGTGATAAGaataccaaattttttcacaaTAGTGTAAGGATGAGAAGAGTTAGAAACCATATCTCTAGAATTAAGGTTAGTAATGGCTCTGAGGTGGTTAATCCTATAATCATTGCGAAAGaggttgttgatttcttttcccTTATCCTAAACTCAGATTGGAGCCCTCACAACTTAGACCAAGACATGTTTATCAAGAGCATCCCTAGGCTTTTGAACAAGGAACATTTTGATGTTCTAAATGCCAAATTTTCTCTAGCAGAAGTTGAAGCTGCTCTTAAGCAGATGAGCCCAGATAATTCCCTTGGGCTGGATGGCTTTCCTACTAGCTTCTTCCAA